From Streptomyces sp. NBC_00775, one genomic window encodes:
- a CDS encoding Rv1733c family protein — protein MPEARRTKRPRQLLWRWRNNPLRRHDDVVEAWIMLVVWAAIALGGALIGAVTAHATDESLAQLRHDRHTVGAVLAESTARAVSTGDGTRNGHVRAKVRWTASDGSLRSGRALVDSGQKAGSNVLIWVNSKGQVTTEPPTASAAATEAAMFGAGAALAFGGLVFAAGRVAQWRLDQRRYEQWDREWGQVGPQWGRRTT, from the coding sequence ATGCCCGAGGCACGGCGTACGAAGCGTCCGAGGCAACTGTTGTGGCGGTGGCGGAACAATCCCTTGCGACGGCACGACGACGTCGTCGAGGCCTGGATCATGCTGGTCGTCTGGGCGGCCATCGCGCTGGGCGGCGCCCTGATCGGCGCGGTGACGGCCCACGCAACCGATGAATCCCTCGCACAACTGCGCCATGACCGGCACACGGTCGGAGCCGTCCTCGCCGAGAGCACGGCCCGGGCGGTGTCGACAGGGGACGGCACGAGGAACGGCCATGTCCGAGCGAAGGTCCGCTGGACGGCGTCGGACGGTTCCCTCCGGTCCGGCCGGGCCCTGGTGGACTCCGGGCAGAAGGCCGGATCGAACGTCCTGATCTGGGTGAACAGCAAGGGACAGGTCACCACCGAGCCGCCGACGGCCTCGGCGGCGGCCACCGAGGCGGCCATGTTCGGCGCCGGGGCCGCGCTCGCCTTCGGTGGTCTGGTCTTCGCCGCCGGACGCGTCGCACAGTGGCGACTCGACCAGCGGCGCTACGAGCAGTGGGACCGCGAGTGGGGCCAGGTCGGACCTCAGTGGGGGCGCCGGACCACCTGA
- a CDS encoding DUF4389 domain-containing protein translates to MTTLVGFPDRPVQVNARLDAPLSRWLWLVKWILAIPHYVVLFFLWIAFTVVCVIAFFAILFTERYPRALFDFNLGVLRWSWRVAYYSYGALGTDTYPPFSLGEEPDYPARLDVAYPERLSRGLVLVKWWLLAIPHYIVIGFFLGGAHLGWWYGGLILVLTIIAAVIMAFTEEYPKDLYDLVLGLNRWVLRVAAYTSLMTDQYPPFRLDMGGSEPNTPEDQP, encoded by the coding sequence ATGACGACCCTGGTGGGATTCCCGGACCGACCGGTCCAGGTGAACGCACGTCTCGACGCGCCGCTGTCCCGGTGGCTGTGGCTCGTGAAATGGATCCTCGCCATTCCGCACTACGTGGTGCTGTTCTTCCTCTGGATCGCCTTCACCGTGGTGTGCGTGATCGCGTTCTTCGCCATCCTGTTCACCGAGCGCTATCCACGCGCACTGTTCGACTTCAACCTCGGTGTGCTGCGCTGGAGCTGGCGGGTCGCCTACTACTCGTACGGCGCCCTGGGCACCGACACCTACCCGCCGTTCAGCCTGGGCGAGGAACCGGACTACCCCGCGCGGCTCGACGTCGCCTACCCGGAGCGGCTCTCCCGCGGTCTGGTGCTGGTGAAGTGGTGGCTCCTGGCCATCCCGCACTACATCGTCATCGGATTCTTCCTCGGCGGCGCCCATCTCGGCTGGTGGTACGGCGGACTCATCCTGGTGCTGACGATCATCGCCGCCGTGATCATGGCCTTCACCGAGGAATATCCGAAGGACCTGTACGACCTGGTCCTCGGCCTCAACCGGTGGGTGCTGCGGGTCGCCGCGTACACCTCCCTGATGACGGACCAGTACCCGCCGTTCCGCCTGGACATGGGCGGCTCGGAACCGAACACCCCGGAGGATCAGCCGTGA
- a CDS encoding ABC transporter ATP-binding protein, with product METTAWTQLHSVMNAQQERRPFARATLRRIAAFARPHRRRIGQFVVLSVLTALLAVATPVLAGRVVNAIVSGGDESTVIRLAVLIAVIALAEAALGILARWLSSTLGEGLILDLRTAVFDHVQRMPVAFFTRTRTGALVSRLNNDVIGAQRAFSNTLSGVVSNLVTLLLTLAVMLTLSWQITLLALVLLPVFVIPARRMGSRMAKLQREAADLNASMGTRMTERFSAPGATLVKLFGRPEQESVEFAARARRVRDIGVRTAMAQSAFITALTLVSALALALVYGLGGWYALRGTLEPGAVVSLALLLTRLYAPLTSLAGARVEVMSALVSFERVFEVLDLKPLIEEKPDARKVPEGPASVEFDDVRFAYPSADKVSLASLEEVAALDTRGGAEVLQGVSFRAEPGQTVALVGSSGAGKSTIAQLLPRLYDTDEGAVRIGGVDVRDLSAESMRETLGMVTQDGHLFHDSVRANLLLARPSATEEELWDVLRRARLEDLVRSLPDGLGTVVGERGYRLSGGERQRMTIARLLLARQRVVILDEATAHLDNTSEAAVQEALTEALEGRTAVVIAHRLSTVRAADVILVVEAGQIVERGTHEELLAADGRYAELYRTQFAKPGTGDAAHTAGVIDVAAAEEAVA from the coding sequence ATGGAGACCACAGCCTGGACACAGCTGCACAGTGTCATGAACGCGCAGCAGGAACGCCGACCCTTCGCCCGCGCGACGCTGCGCCGCATCGCCGCCTTCGCCCGCCCACACCGCCGCCGTATCGGGCAGTTCGTGGTGCTCAGCGTACTGACCGCGCTGCTCGCCGTCGCGACGCCGGTGCTCGCGGGGCGCGTCGTGAACGCCATCGTGTCCGGCGGCGACGAGAGCACCGTCATCCGCCTTGCCGTGCTCATCGCCGTCATCGCGCTCGCCGAGGCGGCGCTCGGGATCCTTGCCCGCTGGCTTTCGTCGACGCTCGGCGAGGGACTCATCCTCGATCTGCGTACGGCTGTGTTCGATCATGTGCAGCGCATGCCGGTCGCGTTCTTCACACGTACTCGTACGGGCGCGCTGGTCAGTCGACTCAACAACGACGTCATCGGTGCCCAACGCGCCTTCAGCAACACCCTGTCCGGAGTCGTCAGCAACCTCGTGACGCTGCTGCTCACCCTCGCCGTCATGCTCACGCTGTCCTGGCAGATCACCCTGCTCGCGCTGGTCCTGCTGCCGGTGTTCGTGATTCCCGCCCGCCGGATGGGCAGTCGGATGGCCAAGCTCCAGCGGGAGGCCGCCGACCTCAACGCCTCGATGGGCACCCGGATGACCGAGCGCTTCTCGGCACCCGGCGCCACCTTGGTGAAGCTCTTCGGGCGGCCCGAGCAGGAGTCCGTCGAGTTCGCGGCGCGGGCCCGGCGGGTGCGGGACATCGGGGTGCGTACGGCGATGGCGCAGTCCGCGTTCATCACCGCCCTGACACTGGTGTCGGCCCTGGCCCTCGCCCTCGTGTACGGGCTCGGCGGCTGGTACGCGCTGCGCGGCACTCTGGAGCCGGGCGCCGTCGTCTCGCTGGCGCTGCTGCTGACCCGCCTGTACGCGCCGCTCACCTCGCTCGCCGGGGCCCGCGTCGAAGTCATGAGCGCCCTGGTCAGCTTCGAGCGCGTCTTCGAGGTGCTCGACCTGAAACCGCTCATCGAGGAGAAGCCGGACGCCCGCAAGGTGCCCGAAGGACCGGCGTCCGTGGAGTTCGACGACGTCCGTTTCGCCTACCCCTCCGCCGACAAGGTCTCCCTCGCTTCGCTGGAGGAGGTCGCCGCCCTGGACACCCGCGGCGGTGCCGAGGTCCTGCAGGGCGTCTCCTTCCGCGCCGAACCCGGCCAGACCGTCGCGCTCGTCGGCTCCTCCGGCGCCGGCAAGTCGACCATCGCGCAGCTGCTGCCGCGGCTGTACGACACCGACGAGGGCGCCGTCCGCATCGGCGGCGTCGACGTCCGCGATCTGAGCGCCGAGTCGATGCGCGAGACCCTCGGCATGGTCACCCAGGACGGGCACCTCTTCCACGACTCGGTACGGGCGAACCTGCTGCTGGCCCGCCCCTCCGCGACCGAGGAGGAACTGTGGGACGTACTGCGCCGGGCCCGTCTCGAAGACCTCGTGCGCTCCCTGCCCGACGGCCTGGGCACCGTGGTCGGCGAGCGCGGCTACCGGCTCTCCGGCGGCGAGCGCCAGCGCATGACCATCGCCCGGCTGCTCCTCGCCCGCCAGCGCGTCGTCATCCTCGACGAGGCCACCGCCCACCTCGACAACACCTCCGAGGCGGCCGTCCAGGAGGCGCTCACCGAGGCGCTGGAAGGGCGGACCGCCGTGGTGATTGCCCACCGGCTGTCCACCGTGCGGGCGGCCGACGTGATCCTCGTCGTCGAGGCGGGGCAGATCGTCGAGCGGGGCACCCACGAGGAACTGCTGGCGGCCGACGGGCGGTACGCGGAGCTGTACCGGACGCAGTTCGCCAAGCCGGGGACGGGTGACGCGGCGCACACCGCCGGCGTGATCGATGTCGCGGCCGCGGAAGAGGCCGTCGCGTAG
- a CDS encoding SHOCT domain-containing protein, whose translation MFWYGHDGGWGWFAMSVSMVLFWAVIIGVGVLLFRALGRTAEHPYTHTPAGPSPEQLLAERFARGEIDEEEYQRRLATLRASPPSTKQG comes from the coding sequence ATGTTCTGGTATGGCCACGACGGCGGCTGGGGCTGGTTCGCGATGTCGGTGAGCATGGTCCTGTTCTGGGCGGTGATCATCGGAGTCGGCGTGCTGCTCTTCCGGGCCCTGGGCCGCACCGCCGAGCACCCCTACACCCACACCCCGGCTGGGCCCTCGCCCGAGCAGCTGCTCGCCGAGCGGTTCGCCCGCGGCGAGATCGACGAGGAGGAGTACCAGCGGCGCCTTGCCACCCTGCGCGCCTCCCCACCCTCCACAAAACAGGGATGA
- a CDS encoding SpoIIE family protein phosphatase: MDMENASPLGNGLGQLPDPVTSATAVVDARGTVTGWSTGAHRLLGYPYEDVVGRPAKRLLGWNADAMGDFSEVLDERSRTTPLRHQDGHPMEVELRAYPSLDHEGNAQWLVVATPPQQTRPRQEPHPYEGEATTEEAFAQSHLPVMIYDAELRALRGSAGAARELGLTEGQIRGRRVTDILPPHICTTVEEGMRRVFETGEPELFQVHGRPRRGAHDRYWAVTVSPLRNPAGQVRHVQLIALDVTEQHRSRERLALLNDVSTQVGSTLDVAHTAQEMADVAVGRLADFISIDLLDSLFRGVEPRPSAEGSVALRRAAQQSVLPGIPESVIQPGDVDYYPESSPPARCLVTGLPSLHRTLDEAIESWQTADPQRAVKVRAFGMHSIMVVPLRARGITLGVAVLVRHRRREPFDEDDLLLAEEIAARAAVAVDNARRFTRERTTALALQRSLLPQRLAAQEAVEVAYRYLPARSRAGLGGDWFDVIPLSGARVALVVGDVVGHGLRASATMGRLRTAVRTLADVDLPPEELLVHLDDLVTHLRTEEGTATDSELEIVTDLVATCLYLVYDPVSRRCTAAGAGHPPPAVVTPDGTAEFIDLPVGPPLGMGGLPFEAVEWEVPQDTLLALYTDGLVEVPEHDLGKGMALLRRRLERPARSLEALCDDLVQTLLPAQPSDDVALLIARTRALDTGRVATWDLPPDPAAVAGARGEVSRLLANWGLDEVAFTAELVVSELVTNAIRYGGPPIQLRLIRDTVLICEVSDGSSTAPHMRRARIFDEGGRGLLLVAQFADRWGTRHLPGGKSIWAEIGIQNERS; encoded by the coding sequence ATGGACATGGAGAACGCGAGCCCCCTCGGAAACGGCCTCGGTCAGCTTCCGGATCCGGTCACCTCGGCCACGGCAGTGGTCGACGCGCGGGGGACCGTGACGGGGTGGAGTACCGGCGCACACCGGTTGCTCGGGTATCCGTACGAGGACGTTGTAGGGCGTCCCGCGAAGCGTCTGCTCGGCTGGAACGCCGACGCCATGGGGGATTTCTCAGAGGTTCTCGACGAACGGAGCCGGACGACCCCGCTGCGACACCAGGACGGCCACCCCATGGAAGTCGAGCTGCGGGCGTACCCGTCACTCGACCACGAGGGCAACGCACAGTGGCTCGTCGTGGCCACGCCGCCACAGCAGACGCGTCCGCGTCAGGAGCCACATCCGTATGAGGGCGAGGCGACGACAGAGGAAGCCTTCGCGCAGTCCCACCTACCTGTGATGATCTACGACGCCGAGTTGCGGGCCCTGCGCGGGAGCGCCGGCGCGGCCCGCGAACTGGGCCTCACGGAGGGGCAGATACGCGGTCGGCGTGTCACCGACATCCTGCCTCCCCATATCTGCACCACGGTCGAAGAGGGCATGCGCCGGGTGTTCGAGACGGGAGAACCGGAGCTGTTTCAGGTGCATGGCCGACCGCGGCGCGGAGCCCACGACAGGTACTGGGCCGTCACCGTGTCCCCCCTCAGGAACCCGGCAGGACAGGTGCGACACGTGCAGCTCATCGCGCTCGACGTCACCGAACAGCACCGGTCCCGAGAGCGACTCGCCCTGCTGAACGACGTCAGCACACAGGTGGGCAGCACCCTCGACGTGGCGCACACGGCCCAGGAGATGGCCGACGTGGCGGTGGGCCGACTCGCCGACTTCATCAGTATCGACCTGCTGGACTCGCTGTTCCGCGGTGTCGAGCCCAGGCCTTCCGCCGAGGGCTCCGTCGCTCTGCGCCGCGCAGCGCAGCAGTCCGTCCTCCCCGGCATCCCCGAGTCGGTGATCCAGCCGGGAGATGTGGACTACTACCCAGAGTCCTCGCCCCCCGCCCGCTGCCTGGTCACGGGGCTGCCCTCGCTGCACCGCACCCTGGACGAAGCCATCGAGAGCTGGCAGACGGCCGACCCTCAGCGCGCAGTGAAGGTCCGCGCCTTCGGAATGCACTCCATCATGGTCGTCCCGCTGCGCGCCCGAGGCATCACGCTCGGGGTGGCCGTACTCGTCCGCCACCGGCGCCGGGAGCCCTTCGACGAGGACGATCTGCTCCTCGCGGAAGAGATCGCCGCACGCGCCGCCGTGGCCGTGGACAACGCCCGCCGCTTCACCCGCGAGCGGACCACCGCCCTGGCCCTGCAACGGAGTCTGCTTCCGCAGCGGCTCGCTGCCCAGGAGGCCGTGGAGGTTGCCTACCGCTACCTCCCGGCTCGTTCCCGGGCCGGGCTGGGCGGTGACTGGTTCGATGTGATCCCCCTGTCGGGCGCCCGGGTCGCCCTGGTGGTCGGAGACGTAGTGGGCCATGGTCTGCGCGCCTCCGCCACCATGGGGCGGCTGCGGACCGCGGTACGCACTTTGGCGGACGTCGACCTGCCTCCCGAGGAGCTCCTCGTCCACCTGGACGACTTGGTCACCCACCTCAGGACGGAGGAGGGCACCGCCACGGATTCGGAGCTCGAGATCGTCACTGATCTCGTCGCCACCTGTCTGTACCTGGTCTACGACCCGGTCTCGCGCCGCTGCACCGCCGCCGGGGCAGGCCATCCCCCGCCCGCCGTGGTGACGCCCGACGGCACGGCGGAGTTCATCGACCTGCCTGTCGGCCCTCCACTGGGAATGGGCGGACTTCCTTTCGAAGCGGTCGAATGGGAGGTGCCCCAAGACACCCTGCTCGCGCTGTACACGGACGGCCTCGTCGAGGTCCCCGAGCACGACCTCGGCAAGGGCATGGCGCTGCTGCGCCGACGCCTGGAACGGCCCGCTCGCTCGCTGGAGGCCCTCTGCGACGACCTGGTCCAAACCCTGCTCCCCGCGCAGCCGTCGGACGATGTCGCCCTGCTCATCGCGCGCACCCGGGCCCTCGATACGGGTCGGGTCGCCACCTGGGATCTGCCTCCCGACCCGGCCGCCGTGGCGGGCGCACGGGGCGAGGTCTCCCGTCTCCTGGCGAACTGGGGACTGGACGAGGTCGCCTTCACCGCCGAGCTGGTGGTGAGCGAGCTGGTCACCAACGCGATCCGCTACGGCGGCCCTCCCATTCAGCTGCGCCTTATCCGCGACACCGTGCTCATCTGCGAGGTCTCCGACGGCAGCAGCACCGCCCCGCACATGCGGCGAGCCCGCATCTTCGACGAAGGCGGGCGCGGCCTGTTGCTCGTCGCCCAGTTCGCCGATCGGTGGGGCACGCGCCACCTGCCCGGAGGGAAGTCGATCTGGGCGGAGATCGGCATTCAGAACGAGCGATCGTGA
- a CDS encoding crotonase/enoyl-CoA hydratase family protein: MPVRIERQGYVTTVVLSRPEARNAVDGPTAAELADAFREFDADESARVAVLWGEGGTFCAGADLKAIGTERGNQVTEDGDGPMGPTRLRLTKPVIAAVAGHAVAGGLELALWCDLRVAEEDAVFGVFCRRWGVPLIDGGTVRLPRLIGTSRAMDMILTGRPVPAPEAYGMGLANRLVPTGRARAEAERLAAEIAGFPQSCLRSDRASVLDQEGLVEKVALRTELHYGMGVLTESLEGAARFASGAGRHGSFSGL, encoded by the coding sequence ATGCCGGTCCGGATCGAACGTCAGGGATACGTCACCACGGTCGTCCTCTCGCGCCCCGAGGCCCGCAACGCGGTGGACGGGCCGACCGCCGCCGAACTCGCCGACGCCTTCCGGGAGTTCGACGCGGACGAGTCGGCCAGGGTCGCGGTGCTCTGGGGCGAGGGCGGCACGTTCTGCGCGGGCGCGGACCTCAAGGCGATCGGCACCGAGCGCGGCAACCAGGTCACCGAGGACGGCGACGGGCCGATGGGCCCCACCCGGCTGCGCCTGACCAAGCCGGTGATCGCGGCGGTCGCGGGGCACGCCGTGGCCGGGGGCCTGGAACTGGCGCTCTGGTGCGATCTGCGGGTCGCCGAGGAGGACGCCGTCTTCGGCGTCTTCTGCCGCCGCTGGGGCGTCCCGCTGATCGACGGCGGCACGGTACGGCTCCCCCGTCTCATCGGCACGAGCCGTGCGATGGACATGATCCTCACCGGCCGCCCGGTCCCCGCCCCCGAGGCGTACGGGATGGGCCTCGCCAACCGCCTCGTCCCGACCGGCCGCGCCCGCGCCGAGGCCGAGCGGCTCGCCGCCGAGATCGCCGGCTTCCCGCAGTCCTGCCTCCGCAGCGACCGCGCCTCCGTCCTCGACCAGGAGGGCCTGGTGGAAAAGGTCGCCCTGCGCACGGAACTCCACTACGGCATGGGCGTGTTGACCGAGAGCCTGGAGGGCGCCGCCCGCTTCGCGTCGGGAGCCGGGCGGCACGGTTCGTTCAGCGGGCTGTGA
- a CDS encoding pyridoxamine 5'-phosphate oxidase family protein, with protein sequence MYPQDGFRELDRHECLGLLATAPVGRIVHTRHALPAVLPVNFCLDNDFAVLLRTLADSELAEAIDGVVVAFEADVVDAAAHSGWSVVVTGRATVVTDPVEHGRLSRTGPSSWVASPKEVFIHIESELVTGCELVGGRTVYGVDLQP encoded by the coding sequence ATGTATCCCCAAGACGGTTTCCGTGAACTCGATCGGCATGAGTGTCTGGGCCTGCTGGCCACGGCACCCGTCGGCCGCATCGTTCACACGCGCCACGCCTTGCCCGCGGTCCTGCCGGTCAACTTCTGCCTGGACAACGATTTCGCAGTACTGCTGCGCACTTTGGCGGACTCGGAACTGGCCGAAGCAATCGACGGTGTGGTCGTCGCCTTCGAAGCGGATGTCGTCGATGCCGCGGCGCACTCCGGCTGGAGTGTCGTCGTCACCGGCCGCGCCACGGTGGTGACCGACCCCGTCGAGCACGGTCGGTTGTCGCGGACCGGTCCAAGCTCCTGGGTGGCCTCACCGAAGGAGGTCTTCATACACATCGAATCCGAACTGGTCACCGGCTGTGAACTCGTCGGTGGGCGCACGGTCTATGGGGTGGATCTCCAGCCCTGA
- a CDS encoding zinc-dependent alcohol dehydrogenase family protein gives MKALVFHGSGKAAWEDVADPGIQDATDAIVRVDAVTICGTDLHILKGDVPEVRPGTVLGHEAVGEIVEVGGDVRTVRPGDRVLVSCITACGRCRFCRESTYGQCRDGGGWILGHLINGTQAEYVRVPHADLSTHLLPGAVDSKDAVLLADIFPTAYEIGVLNGCVRPGDTVAVVGAGPIGLAAITTARFYTPEMIIAVDLAPARLDAAKHLGADAVAVAGEEAEQLVADLTQGLGADVVIEAVGVPESFEMCTRMVRPGGHVANVGVHGKPATLHLEDLWIKNVTITTGLVDTHSTPTLLCMMAAGRLPASSLVTHTFPLGAMEEAYDVFSRAADTGALKVVLGGPQHDALTVRTS, from the coding sequence ATGAAGGCACTTGTTTTTCACGGCTCCGGAAAGGCCGCATGGGAGGACGTGGCGGACCCCGGCATCCAGGACGCCACTGATGCGATCGTCCGCGTCGACGCGGTGACCATCTGCGGGACGGACCTGCACATCCTCAAGGGCGATGTGCCGGAGGTACGCCCGGGGACGGTGCTCGGGCACGAAGCCGTCGGGGAGATCGTCGAGGTGGGCGGCGACGTCCGCACGGTCCGCCCCGGTGACCGTGTCCTGGTCTCGTGCATCACGGCGTGCGGCCGCTGCCGGTTCTGCCGGGAAAGCACGTACGGGCAGTGCCGCGACGGCGGGGGCTGGATCCTCGGCCATCTGATCAACGGCACCCAGGCCGAGTACGTTCGTGTGCCCCATGCGGACCTGTCCACGCATCTTCTGCCCGGCGCGGTGGACAGCAAGGACGCCGTCCTGTTGGCCGACATCTTCCCCACCGCGTACGAGATAGGTGTGCTCAATGGATGTGTGCGGCCCGGTGACACCGTCGCCGTGGTCGGAGCAGGGCCCATCGGGCTCGCCGCGATCACCACGGCGCGGTTCTACACCCCCGAGATGATCATCGCCGTGGACCTCGCCCCGGCCCGGCTGGACGCCGCCAAGCACCTCGGCGCCGACGCCGTGGCAGTGGCCGGCGAGGAGGCCGAGCAGCTGGTCGCCGACCTCACGCAGGGCCTCGGAGCCGACGTGGTCATCGAAGCGGTCGGGGTGCCGGAGAGCTTCGAGATGTGTACGCGCATGGTGCGGCCAGGTGGGCACGTTGCCAACGTCGGCGTGCACGGAAAGCCCGCGACCTTGCACCTCGAAGACCTGTGGATCAAGAACGTGACGATCACCACCGGCCTGGTCGACACCCACTCCACTCCGACCCTGCTGTGCATGATGGCCGCCGGCCGCCTGCCGGCGTCGTCCCTGGTCACCCACACCTTCCCGCTGGGCGCCATGGAGGAGGCGTACGACGTCTTCTCACGGGCCGCCGACACCGGCGCGCTCAAGGTCGTTCTCGGTGGGCCGCAGCACGACGCCCTGACGGTGAGGACGTCCTGA
- a CDS encoding helix-turn-helix domain-containing protein, producing the protein MSEQTPLNPGATKASSARGDTGRRIATRRGELGLTREEVADRAGTAVGYIQYLEEQPNAMPGVSVLIRLADVLQTSVAALHGGDADLPPGMGQAARRPELIEMSAEECQARLSTHGVGRLAMDTPDGPFVAPLNYTVVDGAITFRTAPDATPATAVGTDVAFEVDHIDEPLSQGWSVLVRGRARAVTDPDTVRRLKALAYSGPWAGGERDMWVSVDPLSTTGRRIVVR; encoded by the coding sequence ATGTCCGAACAGACACCGCTGAATCCGGGGGCTACAAAGGCGAGCAGCGCGCGGGGCGACACCGGGCGCCGCATCGCCACGCGACGAGGGGAGCTCGGCCTGACCCGGGAGGAAGTGGCCGACAGGGCGGGCACGGCCGTCGGCTACATCCAGTACCTGGAGGAACAGCCCAACGCGATGCCGGGCGTCAGCGTTCTCATCCGACTCGCCGACGTCCTGCAGACCAGCGTGGCAGCCCTGCACGGCGGCGACGCCGACCTGCCACCCGGAATGGGCCAGGCCGCCCGCCGCCCCGAGCTGATCGAAATGAGCGCCGAGGAGTGCCAGGCACGGCTGTCGACGCACGGCGTCGGAAGGCTCGCGATGGACACCCCCGACGGTCCTTTCGTCGCGCCTCTGAACTACACCGTCGTCGACGGTGCGATCACCTTCCGGACGGCACCCGACGCGACGCCCGCGACGGCCGTCGGAACCGACGTCGCCTTCGAGGTCGACCACATCGACGAGCCACTCAGCCAGGGCTGGAGTGTGCTGGTACGCGGCCGCGCCCGGGCCGTGACGGACCCCGACACCGTGCGTCGGCTGAAGGCGCTCGCGTACAGCGGTCCTTGGGCGGGCGGCGAACGCGACATGTGGGTGAGTGTCGATCCCCTCAGCACCACCGGGCGCCGGATCGTGGTGCGCTGA
- a CDS encoding lysylphosphatidylglycerol synthase transmembrane domain-containing protein yields MTAVRLPQGLPRRFSLRPAVRPALCLLPLALVLVVGVRHRSVLMEGFGHLESAEWPWLAAAVLATCLTWVAAAFTRQGAVMERLPARRLLATQFAAGAANHLLPTGLGASAVNLRFMTVCGVPLARSSAALALYMLAESIARLGLLLGLLIAFPGALRIGSLLPDGAIGPLLLGAGLVLCAAVTTLLLVRRLRTAVFSFLRTALGEARSVHSRPSRALALWGGSLAFPLLQAAGLAAVGQALGLAVPPAHMAIAYLAATAAVALVPTPGGIGSVEAALVVALVAAGGPVAVATAVVLAYRIITVWLPLLPGALTLGALVRWKVI; encoded by the coding sequence GTGACCGCGGTACGACTCCCCCAGGGACTCCCCAGACGCTTCTCCCTCCGGCCTGCCGTCCGGCCGGCGCTGTGCCTGCTCCCGCTCGCCCTGGTCCTGGTGGTCGGGGTGCGCCACCGGTCCGTGCTCATGGAGGGCTTCGGCCATCTTGAGTCGGCGGAGTGGCCCTGGCTCGCGGCCGCGGTCCTCGCGACCTGCCTGACCTGGGTCGCGGCGGCCTTCACCCGCCAGGGCGCGGTGATGGAGCGGCTGCCCGCACGCCGGCTGCTCGCCACGCAGTTCGCGGCGGGCGCGGCCAACCATCTGCTGCCGACGGGCCTGGGCGCCAGCGCGGTCAATCTGCGGTTCATGACGGTGTGCGGCGTGCCGCTCGCCCGTTCGTCGGCCGCGCTCGCGCTGTACATGCTCGCGGAGTCGATCGCCCGGCTCGGCCTGCTGCTGGGCCTGCTCATCGCGTTCCCCGGGGCACTGCGGATCGGAAGCCTCCTTCCGGACGGTGCGATCGGCCCGCTGCTGCTCGGCGCCGGCCTGGTGCTGTGCGCGGCGGTGACGACGCTTCTTCTCGTGCGCCGGCTGCGTACGGCCGTCTTCTCCTTCCTGCGCACCGCGCTCGGCGAGGCGCGCTCCGTGCACTCCCGCCCGTCCCGCGCGCTCGCCCTGTGGGGCGGCTCGCTCGCCTTCCCGCTGCTCCAGGCGGCCGGGCTGGCCGCGGTGGGGCAGGCGTTGGGGCTGGCGGTGCCGCCCGCGCACATGGCGATCGCCTATCTGGCGGCGACGGCCGCGGTCGCGCTGGTGCCGACGCCGGGCGGGATCGGTTCGGTGGAGGCCGCGCTGGTCGTCGCGCTGGTCGCGGCGGGCGGTCCGGTGGCCGTGGCGACGGCGGTGGTGCTGGCGTACCGGATCATCACGGTGTGGCTGCCGCTGCTGCCGGGGGCGCTGACGCTCGGGGCGCTGGTCCGCTGGAAGGTGATCTGA